Proteins encoded together in one Triticum dicoccoides isolate Atlit2015 ecotype Zavitan chromosome 7B, WEW_v2.0, whole genome shotgun sequence window:
- the LOC119335861 gene encoding uncharacterized protein LOC119335861, translating into MGLDVAEISELAALRPIQTAASGARATSVPGEDDGTAVADTGCVTPMASGAQSAMAGGVDDDDAAADTGCVTPRSSGCMAMLPIAPLQQDDGAEVGFATPLATGGVIGQRDGCAAAGDENSFTTPTTADSALLPATVCPPAPWKSAPVPTRKRAPLQQRLFFYPVPHDLATVFVAVPQCPPPAKKMRAHVVESSVPLGT; encoded by the coding sequence ATGGGCCTCGATGTCGCGGAAATCTCTGAATTGGCGGCGCTCCGGCCGATCCAGACGGCCGCGAGCGGCGCCCGGGCCACGTCAGTACCGGGGGAGGACGACGGCACTGCCGTTGCCGACACTGGCTGCGTCACGCCGATGGCGAGCGGCGCGCAATCGGCCATGGCAGGGGGAGTCGACGACGATGACGCAGCCGCCGACACTGGCTGCGTCACGCCGAGGTCGAGCGGCTGCATGGCCATGCTGCCAATTGCGCCACTGCAGCAAGACGACGGCGCCGAAGTCGGCTTCGCCACACCGCTGGCCACGGGTGGAGTAATTGGGCAGCGAGACGGCTGCGCCGCTGCGGGCGACGAGAACAGCTTCACCACGCCGACCACGGCCGACAGCGCGCTGTTGCCGGCGACGGTGTGCCCGCCGGCGCCGTGGAAGTCGGCGCCGGTCCCGACGAGGAAGCGGGCGCCGCTGCAGCAGCGGCTCTTCTTCTACCCGGTGCCACACGACCTGGCCACCGTCTTCGTTGCCGTGCCGCAGTGCCCGCCGCCCGCCAAGAAGATGCGGGCGCACGTGGTGGAGTCATCTGTGCCTCTAGGCACGTGA